The following are encoded in a window of Brettanomyces bruxellensis chromosome 9, complete sequence genomic DNA:
- a CDS encoding uncharacterized protein (BUSCO:EOG09260RGH) yields MGKEIRNELNENKYKYKNENKSSKKTNRCITSSTSVNDKGDSDDITAKGKEEQAVRDVKDSSRGKDEYKATLTDDSNTLIGDEFKLSNPLPKVVHYERQTGNFDEQTLVNDEPINGEPERAITSISMGSNSNIEAVKARISQMQYNHNRVALDRSINLAARIIQDLRQENRNHHIFYPISRDNKLDIRLNSKDSRIAIMRQKSLSCEDINFHIEQASNFSEENSSDYTREPLVTGNEFEILRLNYRADHGSDDVVGSLDDNSIANLFDEKITQILRHLTSLKDRIDDTSSKVLVTGDLNSGKSAFCNALLRRSVLPEDQEPCTSVFCEIIDCLENDGIEEVHAVPIGMKYERDDHRTYMIFQISDLDELVYEAKTYALLIIYVKDNRPPSQSLLRNGVIDIRLIDAPGLNVDSYHTTQVYARQEEIDLVVFVVNAANHFTLSGREFISSAAKDKNFMFIVVNKFDEIKNKERCKGKIAEQLQSLSPETFKNSDEFVHFVSSKCDENGEKPEGPDGDPGDNDGNDTPSGNPNFDHLEASLRGFILEKRAISKLLPAKTYLRKLYGDVILLSDQNIKRTKYRKAELQDNLQKVSPQYENAVRNSVDVNQEILKIVEDSASKAYMNSRQHIHSVIGSVGLEPLGIRFRGYSNISNFARLTQEAIVSRIFDSVSESEEFARNITSDAVDRIRNCGMKYLKPGTLPVTKFIPDAMYSRRKDQLQRTIDIDFSFTDFIDPNFKGFCQTFGISLPSESTNALLSAAFSKIWKTSISGLLIMYGPQLLSTITGVQSIARFLPEAVTRKILPVATAIAAICLPVYYICIDAPHAYQRNVMKKIKKELEKEDYENKNSLRIAKEVRKVLNYPSNDVSIAMNGVIESHSSQRAKLISELKKGESGMKFYKELKANVEAQKNLVESYDLTGID; encoded by the coding sequence ATGGGAAAAGAGATCCGAAATGAACTAAATGAgaacaaatacaaatacaaaaacGAGAATAAGAGCTCTAAGAAAACTAATAGATGCATAACGAGTAGTACATCAGTAAATGACAAGGGTGATTCGGACGATATTACTgcaaaaggaaaagaagaacaagcCGTGAGAGATGTGAAGGACTCAAGCAGGGGGAAAGACGAATATAAGGCAACTCTGACGGATGATTCTAATACATTGATAGGAGATGAATTCAAGCTTTCAAATCCTTTACCAAAGGTTGTGCATTATGAACGGCAAACCGGAAATTTTGATGAACAAACTTTAGTAAACGACGAACCAATAAATGGCGAGCCTGAGAGAGCAATCACATCCATATCTATGGGctcaaattcaaatatcGAGGCTGTTAAGGCAAGAATTTCTCAAATGCAATACAATCACAATAGGGTAGCATTGGATAGATCTATAAATTTGGCTGCCAGGATCATCCAGGATCTCCGCCAAGAGAATCGCAACCACCATATATTTTATCCAATCTCAAGAGACAATAAACTGGACATAAGattaaattcaaaagattcaaGAATTGCAATTATGCGTCAGAAGTCATTATCTTGTGAAGATATCAACTTTCATATTGAACAAGCATCCAATTTTTCAGAAGAGAATTCATCTGATTATACCCGCGAACCTTTAGTAACCGGAAAcgaatttgaaattttgcGACTTAATTATCGGGCTGATCATGGGTCTGACGATGTAGTGGGCTCCTTGGATGATAATTCAATTGCTAACTtgtttgatgaaaaaatcaCACAAATCCTAAGGCATTTGACATCCCTAAAGGACAGAATCGATGACACATCCTCAAAGGTACTAGTCACTGGTGACTTGAACTCTGGAAAGTCTGCATTTTGTAATGCACTTCTTAGACGATCTGTTTTACCAGAAGATCAGGAACCATGCACTAGCGTCTTTTGCGAAATAATTGATTGCTTAGAGAATGATGGAATCGAGGAGGTTCATGCAGTCCCAATTGGCATGAAATACGAAAGGGATGATCATCGTACGTATATGATATTTCAGATCTCTGATTTAGATGAGCTTGTTTATGAGGCTAAAACATATGCCCTACTTATAATATATGTTAAGGACAATAGGCCACCTTCTCAAAGCCTACTAAGAAACGGTGTCATTGACATCAGGTTAATCGATGCTCCTGGTCTTAATGTGGACTCATATCATACAACCCAAGTTTATGCTCGCCAAGAGGAAATCGATCTTGTCGTGTTTGTGGTGAATGCTGCAAATCATTTTACACTTTCGGGAAGGGAGTTCATCTCTAGTGCTGCTAAGGACAAAAACTTTATGTTCATTGTGGTGAACAAgtttgatgaaattaaaaataaggagAGGTGTAAGGGGAAAATAGCCGAGCAATTGCAATCATTGTCACCGGAAACATTCAAGAATTCTGATGAGTTTGTccattttgtttcttcgaagtgtgatgaaaatggtgaaaaGCCCGAGGGACCGGATGGTGATCCAGGCGACAATGATGGAAATGACACACCATCGGGAAATCCAAACTTTGACCATTTAGAAGCCTCATTAAGAGGTTTCATTTTAGAGAAAAGGGCAATATCTAAACTTCTACCTGCAAAGACATATTTACGAAAACTCTACGGAGATGTTATTCTTTTGTCAGACCAGAACATAAAGCGGACGAAGTATCGCAAAGCTGAGCTACAGGATAATCTTCAGAAAGTAAGCCCTCAGTATGAGAATGCTGTTCGAAATTCAGTTGATGTTAATCAAGAGATACTTAAAATTGTGGAAGATTCCGCAAGTAAAGCGTACATGAATTCCAGACAGCATATTCATAGTGTGATTGGAAGTGTTGGACTTGAACCATTGGGCATTAGATTCAGGGGTTACTCAAATATTTCCAACTTTGCAAGATTGACACAGGAGGCAATTGTCTCGAGGATTTTTGATAGCGTCTCTGAGTCGGAAGAATTTGCCAGGAACATTACTTCCGATGCCGTTGATCGGATTAGGAACTGTGGAATGAAATACTTAAAGCCAGGAACTCTTCCGGTGACAAAATTCATTCCGGATGCGATGTACTCGAGGAGAAAAGACCAACTTCAGAGAACGATTGATATAGATTTCAGCTTTACCGACTTCATCGATCCTAATTTCAAAGGATTTTGCCAAACTTTTGGGATTTCACTTCCTTCAGAGTCTACGAATGCATTATTAAGTGCAgcgttttcaaaaatttggaaaactaGCATTTCTGGACTTCTCATTATGTATGGTCCCCAACTGCTTTCTACAATCACAGGTGTTCAATCAATTGCTAGATTCTTGCCAGAAGCTGttacaagaaaaattttaccAGTTGCAACTGCTATTGCAGCAATATGTTTACCTGTGTATTATATTTGCATCGATGCACCCCATGCCTATCAAAGAAAtgtgatgaagaagattaaAAAGGAACTCGAAAAGGAAGATTATGAGAACAAGAATTCTCTCAGAATTGCAAAAGAGGTCAGAAAGGTTTTAAACTATCCCTCAAACGATGTTTCAATTGCAATGAACGGAGTAATCGAATCTCATAGTTCACAAAGAGCGAAATTAATATCTGAGCTAAAGAAGGGGGAATCAGGTATGAAGTTCTACAAAGAATTAAAAGCGAATGTTGAGGCTCAAAAAAATCTTGTTGAATCCTACGATTTGACAGGTATCGACTAA
- the BGL2 gene encoding glycoside hydrolase 3 protein (SECRETED:SignalP(1-20)~CAZy:GH17), which produces MKFTFALLSALALAVTEASAEGSLGFNLGVKNNDGTCMSTEQFETALDTLSPYASVVKTYSVSDCNTLQNLGPALEAKGFKIALGIWPTPDSKFSSEKEALQSYLPKISKSTVQAFLVGSEALYRGDLTADQLSSDIQEIKSLLSDIKDKNGDSYGDVPVGTVDSWNVLVDGGNADVIKEADVVYANAFSYWQSQAMDNASFSFFDDIMQAMQAIQTVKGTTDINFWVGETGWPTEGSNYGAAVPSVSNAKQFWKEGICAMRGWGVNTFVFEAFDEAWKPETSGSSVEPHWGVFDENSNKKYDLSCDFS; this is translated from the coding sequence ATGAAGTTCACATTTGCATTGTTGAGTGCTCTAGCTCTTGCTGTTACCGAAGCTTCCGCTGAGGGATCTTTGGGTTTCAACTTGGGTGTTAAGAATAATGATGGCACTTGTATGAGTACCGAGCAATTCGAGACTGCCTTAGATACCCTTTCACCTTATGCCAGTGTTGTCAAGACTTATTCTGTCTCTGACTGCAACACTTTGCAGAATTTGGGACCTGCTTTGGAAGCAAAGGGTTTCAAAATTGCCTTAGGTATTTGGCCAACTCCTGATAGCAAGTTCAGTAGTGAGAAGGAGGCACTTCAAAGCTACCTTCCAAAGATTTCAAAGAGTACTGTCCAGGCTTTCTTGGTTGGATCAGAGGCTCTTTACAGAGGTGATTTGACCGCTGACCAGTTATCTAGTGATATCCAGGAGATCAAGTCCCTTCTTTCCGACATCAAGGACAAGAATGGTGATTCATATGGTGATGTTCCTGTGGGAACTGTTGATTCTTGGAATGTTCTTGTTGATGGAGGAAACGCTGACGTTATCAAGGAAGCGGATGTTGTCTACGCTAATGCATTCTCTTACTGGCAATCACAGGCCATGGACAATgcctctttctctttcttcgaCGATATCATGCAAGCTATGCAAGCAATTCAGACTGTTAAGGGAACTACTGATATCAACTTCTGGGTTGGTGAGACTGGCTGGCCTACCGAGGGTTCTAACTATGGTGCTGCCGTCCCAAGTGTCAGCAATGCTAAGCAATTCTGGAAGGAAGGTATTTGTGCTATGAGAGGATGGGGTGTTAACACATTCGTCTTTGAAGCATTTGATGAAGCATGGAAGCCAGAGACTTCAGGTTCATCTGTCGAACCTCATTGGGGTGTCTTTGATGAGAATTCAAACAAGAAGTACGACTTAAGCTGTGATTTCTCGTGA
- a CDS encoding uncharacterized protein (BUSCO:EOG092638AP) encodes MSFDIIVTSSVSYIKSKDCGYCHSEKDPIESGYSLDSYRNEYKRQQVEELKKYPNNATIGFTIFLCSPQCYEQLMNRGFRRSGSFLYRPDLLRNCCRLYTIRTNLGFIKHPSKGQRHTINRFEKFIKDEDGKDIKKGKHVPGKPFNIKEHILNLEKDVNPSRFRTEICSTEFSKEKFALYKKYQTRVHKDKPEKVSVNSFKRFLCQTPFARQFSKHSEKYWSNLNTYWKSGTFERSRPDDILGPIHECYYLDDKLIAIGVLDILPHSLSSVYFIWDPDYAHLGLGNLSALHELVLTKMLGKEYYYMGYYINDCPKMNYKAKFGGEILDICKRKYVSLDQAASFVEQGRLAVFQDNDNKYSVNVPLNELEIDDSVIGQFDPDAVLTNVAEEIYGTNGGAFQKVAATVSKICLKLPALQVLNLEAYRQAEYWEDGEGLLSLPMVSPGLIPLWQMNEWIDDGIFKRLIRNVYLYDGDQSFERFDADKDWQKLREVFDLLRLLGPKVFEKPILFTI; translated from the coding sequence ATGTCATTCGATATTATTGTTACAAGCAGTGTTAGTTACATCAAAAGTAAGGACTGTGGGTACTGCCACAGTGAAAAGGATCCGATTGAATCCGGTTATAGTTTAGACTCATACCGTAATGAATACAAAAGACAACAAGTAGaggaattaaaaaaatatccaaaCAATGCTACAATTGGctttacaatttttttatgttCACCTCAATGTTATGAGCAACTCATGAATAGAGGCTTTAGAAGATCTGGATCTTTTCTCTACAGACCAGACTTGCTTAGAAACTGTTGCAGACTTTACACCATTCGTACAAATTTAGGTTTCATAAAACACCCAAGCAAGGGACAAAGACACACAATCAATAGGTTTGAAAAGTTTATcaaggatgaagatggaaaagataTCAAAAAAGGGAAGCACGTACCCGGGAAACCATTCAATATTAAGGAACATATACTCAATTTAGAAAAAGATGTGAACCCTTCCAGGTTTCGAACAGAAATATGTTCGACGGAGTTCAGTAAAGAGAAATTCGCTCTTTACAAGAAATATCAAACGAGAGTGCATAAAGACAAGCCAGAGAAAGTTTCAGTAAATAGCTTTAAGAGGTTTTTATGTCAGACACCGTTTGCAAGACAATTCAGTAAACACTCGGAAAAATACTGGAGCAACTTAAATACATATTGGAAAAGTGGCACTTTTGAGAGAAGTCGCCCTGATGATATACTTGGACCAATTCATGAGTGTTACTACTTGGATGATAAATTAATAGCAATTGGGGTTTTAGATATTCTTCCACATTCACTATCATCCGTTTACTTCATCTGGGATCCCGACTACGCTCACTTGGGCCTAGGAAATCTCAGTGCATTGCATGAATTGGTGCTCACAAAAATGTTGGGTAAGGAATACTACTATATGGGCTATTACATTAACGATTGCCCAAAGATGAATTATAAGGCAAAATTTGGTGGGGAGATCTTGGATATTTGCAAACGCAAGTATGTGAGTCTTGATCAAGCTGCTAGTTTCGTAGAACAAGGAAGACTAGCCGTTTTCCAGGATAACGATAACAAATATTCGGTCAATGTGCCATTAAACGAGCTTGAGATTGATGATAGCGTGATTGGGCAGTTTGATCCCGATGCTGTACTTACAAATGTGGCCGAGGAAATTTATGGAACAAATGGAGGTGCTTTTCAAAAGGTAGCGGCAACTGTCTCGAAGATATGTTTAAAGTTACCTGCATTGCAAGTACTTAATTTGGAGGCATATCGTCAGGCCGAATATTGGGAGGATGGTGAAGGGCTGCTTTCACTTCCTATGGTATCACCAGGATTAATTCCACTGTGGCAGATGAATGAATGGATAGACGATGGcatattcaaaagattAATAAGAAATGTTTATCTGTACGATGGCGATCAATCATTCGAAAGGTTTGATGCTGACAAGGACTGGCAAAAATTGAGAGAGGTTTTTGATTTGCTGCGTCTCCTGGGTCCGAAGGTGTTTGAGAAGCCGATACTTTTTACCATATAA
- the RSR1 gene encoding Ras- protein rsr1 (SECRETED:SignalP(1-21)), whose product MFLQLRVILVLVVNYKLVVLGAGGVGKSCLTVQFVQEVYIDSYDPTIEDSYTKEIEVDGRACNLEILDTAGVAQFTAMRELYIKNGQGFVLVYSVTDRQSLQELLAIREQILRIKNSSSVPMVLVGNKCDLTDERELTPEDGIDVSRRWNKVPFYETSALYRMNVEDAFVDVVRQIIRKEVQQQQQQQQKLQLKRANSVTESPGFPSVGNAVPTKSPPQSVFAPNANGGKLTAPGVLYAGAQVSSQKKKKRKKWYSKCTIL is encoded by the exons ATGTTTTTGCAATTAAGGGTCATTCTTGTGTTGGTTGTCA ATTACAAATTAGTGGTACTTGGAGCTGGAGGTGTTGGAAAATCATGTTTGACTGTTCAGTTTGTTCAAGAGGTATATATCGACAGTTACGATCCTACGATTGAAGATTCATATacaaaagaaatagaagTTGATGGACGTGCGTGTAACTTGGAAATCTTAGACACCGCTGGTGTTGCACAGTTCACGGCTATGCGTGAGTTGTACATAAAAAATGGGCAAGGATTTGTACTTGTTTATTCAGTTACAGATCGTCAATCCTTGCAAGAATTGTTGGCAATCCGAGAACAGATACTACGAATTAAAAATTCTTCAAGCGTGCCAATGGTTCTTGTCGGTAATAAGTGTGATTTGACTGACGAGAGAGAGCTTACACCTGAAGATGGAATTGATGTTTCTCGTCGTTGGAATAAGGTGCCTTTCTATGAGACTAGTGCCTTGTATAGAATGAATGTGGAGGATGcttttgttgatgttgttcGTCAAATCATTCGGAAGGAAGTccagcaacaacaacaacaacaacaaaaattaCAGCTTAAGCGTGCCAATTCGGTTACAGAATCACCTGGATTTCCTTCAGTTGGGAATGCTGTTCCCACTAAATCTCCACCACAGTCTGTTTTTGCTCCAAATGCAAATGGGGGCAAATTAACCGCGCCAGGAGTTCTATATGCTGGAGCCCAGGTCAGctcacaaaaaaagaaaaagagaaagaaatggtATAGTAAATGTACTATATTATAG
- the GCN3 gene encoding translation initiation factor eIF-2B subunit alpha (BUSCO:EOG09262X8R), protein MSESPKFDIKEAYLKFLRDDPEMTMPVAAIEALLTMLKIKQPNTSSELVRLMNDATKQLKSSVSNAISLSAGCDLFMRFILRNVHLYSDWESCKKHLVQNGQLFLQRAKDSRYRIARVGINFINDDDTILVHSYSRVVLSLLEYAKSKFVRFRVFVTEACPDKGESNGVRMAHSLKAIGIPVCLIPDSQVGFVINKVDKVFMGAEGVSESGGIINHMGSFQIGVLAKNAKKPLYVVAESHKFVRMFPLAQDDLPSELGTKLTFTTDQNVGLMDHPNVDFTPHQYITALISDLGVLTPSAVSEELIKMWYD, encoded by the coding sequence ATGTCAGAAAGCCCGAAGTTTGACATCAAGGAGGCATATCTCAAGTTCCTTCGGGATGACCCAGAAATGACAATGCCTGTCGCTGCTATAGAAGCGCTTTTAACAATGCTCAAAATAAAGCAGCCTAACACTTCTTCAGAGTTGGTTAGACTTATGAATGATGCTACAAAGCAGTTGAAAAGTTCTGTTTCCAATGCTATCTCTTTGTCGGCAGGATGTGATTTATTCATGAGATTTATTCTCCGAAATGTGCACCTTTATTCAGACTGGGAATCGTGCAAAAAGCATCTAGTGCAGAATGGACAGTTATTTTTACAAAGAGCAAAGGATAGTCGGTACCGGATTGCGCGAGTGGGCATAAACTTCatcaatgatgatgatactATACTAGTGCACTCATACTCAAGAGTAGTTCTTAGTCTCCTAGAGTatgcaaaatcaaaatttgtTCGTTTCAGGGTGTTCGTAACGGAAGCATGTCCGGATAAAGGAGAGAGTAATGGTGTGAGAATGGCACATTCCCTGAAAGCAATTGGAATTCCCGTTTGTCTTATTCCAGACTCGCAAGTTGGTTTTGTTATAAACAAAGTTGATAAAGTGTTTATGGGAGCAGAAGGTGTCTCCGAAAGTGGTGGAATTATCAACCATATGGGCTCGTTTCAGATTGGGGTTCTagcaaaaaatgcaaaaaagcCTCTTTATGTGGTGGCAGAGTCTCATAAATTTGTGAGGATGTTTCCACTGGCCCAGGATGATCTTCCGTCTGAACTGGGAACGAAACTTACATTCACAACTGATCAGAATGTTGGTTTGATGGATCACCCAAATGTTGATTTCACTCCCCATCAGTATATCACTGCTTTAATATCTGACTTAGGTGTTTTGACCCCGTCTGCTGTTTCTGAAGAGCTCATTAAAATGTGGTATGACTAA
- a CDS encoding uncharacterized protein (BUSCO:EOG092645U1) codes for MSKEEKTQEVAISKKEHHHHHHHHHHHNDDEDYEEVEVKSNSLPQEASGDKKDHERKHKHKHKKDAKNEENEISIDINADIPLSKKELRLVKKGKITLEELQERKKNGSKRKVEGAPGLHNNSKRTKYGVWIGNMSFDTQKLDLVTFFTTKTADLEVEEPKEESEEDGEAEKTEKKCRILEQDIVRINMPSKGIRNRGFAYVDFTTASKLNAALSLSETNLNGRDLLIKKSDSYDGRPTRKFPVSHNPPSRILFVGNLPFDTTEDQLREQFMHCGEIVKIRMATFEDSGKCKGFAFLDFKDEEGPSKALEDRSCHRVGGRELRMEFGEDRSKRRVGGNRERAHDDNERGPRSDGRTGSYQNRKEEFRERDNNRPGRDERFEERYDSYNERTREEDNHRSFDKGRGHMNGSNNFNGKRFRTRNEDLAPNKRVKSSIALANAQRENPAARPRGKKVKFD; via the coding sequence ATGAGCAAGGAGGAAAAGACCCAGGAAGTTGCAATTAGTAAAAAGGAACATCACCACCACCATCaccaccatcatcatcataatGATGACGAGGATTACGAGGAAGTGGAGGTGaaatcaaattctttgCCACAGGAAGCGAGTggagataaaaaagatcatGAACGGAAACACAAACACAAGCATAAAAAGGATGctaaaaatgaagaaaatgaaattagTATTGATATCAATGCAGATATACCTCTCTCCAAGAAAGAGTTACGTTTGGTGAAGAAGGGAAAGATAACATTGGAAGAGCTtcaagaaaggaagaaaaatggatcgaaaagaaaagttgaaGGTGCACCAGGTTTGCATAACAACTCAAAAAGGACAAAATATGGTGTGTGGATTGGAAATATGTCATTCGATACGCAGAAACTTGATCTTGTTACATTTTTCACCACCAAGACAGCCGATTTAGAAGTTGAGGAACCAAAGGAGgaaagtgaagaagatggagaGGCGgagaaaacagaaaagaaatgccGTATCCTGGAACAAGATATTGTAAGAATTAATATGCCAAGTAAAGGAATAAGGAACAGGGGTTTTGCTTATGTCGATTTTACTACCGCCTCCAAGTTGAATGCAGCATTATCTTTATCTGAAACAAATTTAAATGGTAGAGATCTACTTATAAAAAAATCAGATTCCTATGATGGTAGACCAACTAGGAAGTTCCCAGTTTCACACAATCCACCATCaagaattttatttgtggGAAATCTTCCGTTCGATACAACCGAAGACCAGCTGAGGGAGCAGTTCATGCATTGTGGTGAGATAGTCAAAATTCGTATGGCCACCTTTGAAGATAGCGGAAAATGTAAAGGatttgcatttttggatttcaaagatgaggaaggaCCATCAAAAGCTCTTGAAGACAGAAGTTGTCACAGAGTGGGTGGGAGAGAACTTAGAATGGAATTCGGTGAGGACAGATCTAAAAGAAGAGTTGGCGGAAATAGGGAAAGAGCacatgatgataatgaaaggGGTCCAAGATCTGATGGAAGGACAGGAAGTTATcagaatagaaaagaagaatttagAGAAAGGGATAACAATCGTCCAGGACGTGATGAACGTTTTGAAGAGAGATATGATAGCTATAATGAAAGAACCCGAGAGGAGGACAATCACAGGTCTTTTGATAAAGGTAGAGGTCATATGAACGGATCAAACAACTTTAATGGAAAGAGATTTAGAACGAGGAACGAGGATCTTGCTCCTAATAAACGGGTTAAATCCTCTATAGCGTTGGCAAATGCGCAAAGAGAAAATCCAGCTGCTAGACCGAGAGGAAAGAAGGTTAAATTTGATTAG
- a CDS encoding uncharacterized protein (BUSCO:EOG092621GA) yields MEPTSRRISRRSISMHPKRKKNADTFKKDDTPMKRLQMMLRPEWEIDFMNELKDNPDEDCVEVTRQLEGVGNNYRSLEEMRYLETSEQNNDAQNISEKLAKLKRYGELINTSRRYLNPLSSYLTQFGLELNKLSGQMEFLQNRSNQLNSNIEDKKLLDAKLTPLINDLAIPPQIVKSVCKGNINRRWVENIQFIDEKKEIYSNYHKRGLQTGTPVLSLHDLSRLLSILEMKCIERIRNYLILQVKRLRKPSTASQLVQKEMLEVKEIFSFLLARNEKLANELRLAYCYTMRWYYKQHFLMYLSSLERLKIIHVDKSVLLGMPRENESTTLTGSFFSRKSRSTLPEININEYLISIPKRFETLMSRDQTAMLAQIAETNKTRYWMEEGFKNFNQALLDNVSTEYLFLNEFFGVQTLEESIKFTKLIFTPVYKMGYSYTEFLSQESSDIFGILIMVRLCQGFEYEVQHRRIPILDDYLNYQLILLWPKFQKLIDDNCTSMKKAASSSLTIKTISKNVMVPLSLTQNFGMIITNLIRLSSNLMFEIETWEPLTNSVIRLIDQFESCMKIMAGTLKDNKKYKAFLYNNFYLIYTMISNELEEEEQAEASQKEIKGSTLEAENRGVTEELEGKKTLAETEKDRFKRLVDKNSQEE; encoded by the coding sequence ATGGAGCCAACTTCACGTAGAATTTCTAGAAGATCAATATCAATGCATccgaaaaggaaaaagaacgCTGATACTTTTAAGAAAGATGATACACCAATGAAAAGACTTCAAATGATGCTAAGACCTGAATGGGAAATTGATTTTATGAATGAGTTAAAGGATAATCCGGACGAAGATTGTGTAGAGGTGACGAGACAGCTCGAAGGTGTGGGAAACAATTACAGAAGTCTTGAAGAGATGCGCTATTTGGAGACATCAGAACAGAATAACGATGCACAAAATATTTCGGAAAAATTGGCAAAGTTAAAACGATACGGGGAATTGATCAATACATCAAGAAGGTATTTGAATCCGCTATCATCGTATTTGACACAGTTTGGCCTTGAATTGAACAAGCTTTCAGGGCAGATGGAGTTTTTGCAAAATAGATCGAATCAGCTCAATTCAAATATAGAGGATAAGAAGCTGTTGGATGCAAAATTGACACCGTTAATTAATGACTTAGCAATTCCTCCACAAATTGTTAAAAGCGTCTGTAAAGGGAATATTAATCGGAGATGGGTGGAAAACATTCAATTTATAgacgaaaaaaaggagataTATAGTAATTATCACAAACGGGGTTTACAGACTGGTACTCCGGTGTTATCTTTGCACGACCTTTCCAGATTGTTGAGCATATTGGAGATGAAATGTATTGAAAGAATTAGAAATTATCTTATTTTACAGGTGAAACGATTGCGAAAACCCAGCACAGCCTCACAACTAGTTCAGAAGGAGATGCTTGAAGTTAAGGAGATATTTTCGTTTTTATTGGCAAGAAACGAAAAACTTGCTAACGAACTAAGACTGGCATACTGCTATACAATGAGATGGTATTACAAACAACATTTCCTCATGTATCTTTCATCACTTGAgagattgaaaataatacatGTGGATAAAAGTGTTTTACTTGGAATGCCGCGTGAAAATGAATCGACCACGTTGACGggttcatttttttcccggaAATCAAGAAGTACTCTTCCAGAGATAAACATTAACGAATATCTCATTAGCATACCGAAAAGGTTTGAGACTCTCATGAGTCGGGATCAGACTGCAATGCTTGCTCAGATTGCGGAGACCAACAAAACAAGGTATTGGATGGAGGAGggattcaaaaattttaacCAGGCACTTTTGGATAATGTATCGACGGAGTATTTATTTCTAAACGAGTTTTTTGGCGTACAGACGCTAGAAGAATCTATTAAATTTACGAAGCTCATATTTACACCGGTTTATAAGATGGGATACAGCTATACCGAATTCCTATCACAGGAATCGTCAGATATTTTTGGTATATTGATCATGGTTCGTTTATGTCAGGGGTTTGAATACGAGGTACAGCACAGAAGAATCCCGATTCTTGATGACTACCTGAATTATCAACTCATTTTGCTCTGGCCAAAGTTTCAGAAGTTGATAGATGACAATTGCACATCTATGAAAAAAGCTGCCTCGTCCAGTTTAACGATAAAGACAATTTCTAAGAATGTCATGGTGCCACTTAGCTTGACACAAAATTTTGGAATGATCATAACAAACTTGATACGACTTTCAAGTAACCTTATGTTTGAAATTGAGACATGGGAACCTTTAACAAATTCGGTGATTCGATTGATTGATCAGTTTGAAAGCTGTATGAAAATTATGGCCGGTACACttaaagataataaaaagtaCAAGGCATTTCTTTACAACAACTTTTATCTTATATACACGATGATTAGCAATGAAttagaggaagaggaacaAGCTGAAGCTAGCCAAAAGGAAATCAAAGGCTCGACATTAGAAGCAGAGAACAGAGGTGTCACAGAGGAACTcgaaggaaagaaaacattAGCTGAGACGGAGAAGGACCGATTTAAAAGACTTGTCGACAAGAATAGTCAAGAGGAATAA